The following proteins come from a genomic window of Aspergillus luchuensis IFO 4308 DNA, chromosome 3, nearly complete sequence:
- a CDS encoding stress-regulated transcription factor RPN4 (COG:K;~EggNog:ENOG410PISR;~InterPro:IPR036236,IPR013087;~PFAM:PF00096), whose protein sequence is MFMHPAARKGLITEPTSIPYLNYQDPVCIQDDQILDYSQEAALHFLGQQQPRLQTPFQYQPDLQFVSPPSSAPSSPTSSPASTISHYPATTAVAADYSSAVFDGNSFEAPSMTPSSSYNPSINIHHSASPPSQAYLPQYTQPYYFNGNPMLAQQSVANNHGWEGNLQLLGPARLQNNLLKASASPSSSRSAPAGSSYSRTNGAAKPLPTPVQTPVQSFQDGSQTDADLAMRRAILEQQQQQQQQKQSRHQHQTSDYSLAPSVSSVSHNSPVTPHTGFEDLDDASKAIVNDYNNHNANNNMTIGIPKLNRTISDIYQDELYNPAMMSTPQMAKPATNQQNLLAPSFRNVIADRLQAANQGHLTARSQSPMVNMPRDRSPFRQNSPLAAEYNHAALQQPQMATSAPTSQNGVNMGQAAQGGEPKTMSPKDALLDFNEGDDTGLPLFPPSSQPDFNLGDALGGLRRESSGSFQPTQNFTSMESFPSQYATQGATQQFAFGQQQNHRQAQQQNNNLLHQTPEFPASLPRFDSTGSDVLPSTEMTSPQASQKMPMQAPPVKEEISRPENTSADGGTYTCTYHGCTLRFETPAKLQKHKREAHRQTTPGGHLVTRDTSARNSQAGPHKCERINPSTGKPCNSVFSRPYDLTRHEDTIHNARKQKVRCHLCTEEKTFSRNDALTRHMRVVHPEVDWPGKQRRRGRE, encoded by the exons ATGTTCATGCACCCTGCTGCACGTAAGGGCTTGATCACTGAACCAACTTCCATCCCCTATCTCAACTACCAAGATCCCGTTTGCATACAAGACGACCAGATTCTCGACTACTCTCAAGAAGCCGCTCTCCACTTTCTcggccaacaacaacctcgaTTGCAGACTCCTTTCCAGTACCAACCGGATTTGCAGTTCGTCTCTCCGCCGTCTTCcgctccttcctctcctacTTCCTCACccgcctccaccatctcccacTATCCTGCGACAACAGCGGTTGCCGCGGATTACTCCTCTGCCGTCTTCGACGGCAATTCCTTCGAGGCTCCTTCGAtgacaccctcctcctcctacaACCCTTccatcaacatccatcactcagcatcaccaccctcacaAGCCTACCTTCCCCAATATACTCAACCTTACTACTTCAACGGCAACCCGATGTTGGCACAACAGTCTGTCGCGAACAACCACGGTTGGGAAGGCAACTTGCAGCTGCTGGGCCCAGCTCGCCTCCAGAACAATCTACTGAAAGCCTCTGCTAGTCCATCCTCGAGCCGCTCTGCACCCGCTGGCAGTTCTTACTCAAGGACAAACGGTGCGGCCAAGCCTCTGCCTACCCCTGTGCAGACCCCCGTGCAGTCCTTTCAAGATGGTAGCCAGACCGACGCCGATCTTGCCATGAGACGGGCGATTCtggagcagcaacagcaacaacaacagcagaagcagtcTCGTCACCAGCATCAGACCAGCGACTACTCGCTAGCGCCTTCTGTATCGAGCGTGAGTCACAACTCGCCAGTGACTCCTCATACGGGCTTCGAAGACCTCGATGACGCATCGAAGGCGATTGTAAATG ActacaacaaccacaacgcGAACAACAACATGACCATTGGCATTCCCAAGCTCAACCGCACGATTTCCGACATTTACCAGGACGAGCTTTACAACCCCGCCATGATGTCTACTCCACAGATGGCTAAGCCCGCGACAAACCAGCAGAATCTCCTGGCACCATCGTTCCGGAATGTGATCGCCGATCGCCTTCAGGCTGCCAACCAGGGCCACTTGACCGCACGGTCCCAGTCTCCCATGGTGAACATGCCGCGCGATCGCTCTCCCTTCCGCCAGAACTCTCCTCTGGCCGCTGAGTACAACCATGCGGCTTTGCAACAACCTCAGATGGCCACCAGCGCCCCTACATCCCAGAATGGGGTGAACATGGGCCAGGCGGCCCAGGGAGGAGAGCCCAAGACGATGTCCCCCAAAGATGCACTGCTGGACTTCAATGAGGGTGACGATACTGGCTtgcctctcttccccccttcgtCACAGCCCGACTTCAATTTGGGCGATGCACTGGGCGGACTACGCCGCGAGAGTTCCGGCTCATTCCAGCCGACTCAGAACTTTACATCGATGGAGTCATTCCCCAGTCAATACGCTACGCAGGGTGCCACTCAGCAGTTCGCCTTCGGCCAACAGCAGAACCACCGTCAGGCACAGCAACAGAACAACAATCTGCTGCATCAGACACCCGAATTCCCCGCGTCTCTCCCTCGGTTCGACTCTACTGGTAGTGATGTGCTGCCTTCGACTGAGATGACCTCCCCACAGGCATCGCAGAAGATGCCAATGCAGGCACCACCGGTCAAGGAAGAGATCAGTCGACCGGAGAACACCTCGGCCGATGGAGGCACCTACACCTGCACATACCACGGCTGCACACTACGCTTTGAGACCCCGGCCAAGCTGCAGAAGCACAAGCGCGAGGCGCACCGTCAGACCACCCCTGGCGGTCACCTGGTTACTCGCGATACGTCGGCCCGCAATTCGCAGGCCGGACCACACAAGTGTGAGCGCATCAATCCGTCTACGGGCAAGCCGTGCAACTCTGTGTTCTCCCGGCCTTACGATCTTACACGGCACGAGGACACCATCCATAATGCTCGCAAGCAAAAGGTGCGG